A stretch of DNA from Cryptomeria japonica chromosome 4, Sugi_1.0, whole genome shotgun sequence:
TGTCATGTGACTGCTCTCTATTTACAAACACAACTGGCATTGAGTAGGTTTCTAATGGCAGGTTTAATGCATCATTGTAGGCAATAATGGCAGCGATTGCTCCAGTAGTCTTGGCCACATGCACACGTGTAGCCACACTGACGTCATTGCTGTCATGACAAAAGAGAATATTGCCTGTTATATAAAAGGGGTCCAGTGTATTCTCTGCACATTCGTTACCATTGACGAATGTTATTTTTGGAGTGGAGAACTTTGGTGTATACAAGGAGGTGCCATCAATAACTAGACCATCGCCCAAGGTGATCCTGACAATAAAAATAAATTTCGCATGTAAGAAACTAGATGCATTATTAACAACATAGTATTAAATCTTTAGTGAGAGAAAGAAATTCCTTACCTGGCTTGAAATGCTCTGTTGATGGTGCTTGCCCCCACTGTGAGCAACCATGGAGCGTCATTTTTTACTGTGCCGGGGTTAGGACCATCGTTACTTGCGGCAGCAACCACAAGCACTCCATCTTGTGCTGCTTTCAAGGCGGAAATTGCAACAGGATTTTGTTTGTAGTCAGAGGACGCTACCCCAAGTGAGATTGAGATGATGTCCACTCCATCTGCTAAAGCTTGATCCATGGCACGTATAATATCTAAATCTGTAATAATTTCGATGCTAGAGGTAGTGTCATGCCATATAACCTTGTATATTGCCAGACGTACATGTGGTGCTACTCCCTTGGCAACACCGGTTCCAAGGCCAAAAACGTTGGCTCCAGCGAAAGCCTGGGCTCCTACGACGGAGGCTATGAATGTGCCATGGCCATAAAAGTCTCGTGTTGAGTTGAAATCCTTTTCATTAAGCTTATGACCTATCATAACCAATACTTAGAGCTCGACAATTAAGAAATAGAAAACATATTTTTGTTGATAATGGGATAGTTATAAAAGAATCAACATTAAACTTAAAAGTAGGCTAGAAAAACATCAGCATTAAGATATTGAAGAGAACATCTTGAATATTATTAACTATGCTAGAAAAGAGATTTGAAAGTAAACAATCAATAATCCTTCTGTTAATTTAACAATAGATTTGAACACCAAATTAACAAACTCATTGGTTATTCTGAGCCCTTTCAAAAGGGAGAAGATTTGTTTTTTAGCACTACCTAGCATAACGAAATCCTTACTTCACTAAGAAACCCCATAAACCTTTTTAGTGATGGATCCAATCACAAAATTAACAAACAACTCACAAAATCTTTAGATCGGTCCCAAAAGAAAAACTCATTTATAACATTACCTTGTGCAACGAAACCCCTGTTGAAATAGCGAGCCCCAATAAGTTTCCTGTTACAAAGATTGGCTTTCCAATCTTCGCCACGTTGACAAATGCCCTTCCATTTTTTTGGAACTGGACCCATACCATCCCCAACAAAACTTGGGCTCTCAGGCCAAATACCAGAGTCAATAATACCAACAATAACGCCATTCGAGTCACCGAACTGCGACTGTGGCCACAACCCCTCCTTTTCAGAGAGACCCAAGAATTTATATGAATAAGTGGTTTGGAGCCTCCTCCCATAACGAATCCTCTCATTGGAGGGTGGCACCCATTCCCATCGTTGCTTAAACTCTTTTGTCTCCACCATCTTCGCACTGCCAGTGTCCTCGTAGCTTTCCACGTAGCCTGGAAGTTTTTTCACCGCCTCCAACTCCGCCGACGTCAGCATTGCCCCGAAGCCATGCATAGCATGGTCGTACGTGTATACCAATTTTCTGTCCATGTCAGCATGTCGCTCCACGTCCATAGCAGATGACATGACTGATTTGTACCAGTGATGATGGGTGAGAAATGTGGGTGGCATTTGAGATTTGTCCATGTGGACTATGTAGGGCTTTTCTGCATCCTCAGTGCCTGCACAGACTGCCATTATCATGGCAGCTACTGTAATGCATGCACTAACAATCTCTCCCCTCATACCCATTTACTCTTCACGGCAAAAGAAGTTCACAGGTATTCATATGTAAGTAGAGAACTTTTGGCTTTACAGAACGCTGCTTTTTGAGGCAATGTGAGAAGTTTTGTATTAGATCATTTGATGTAATGGGTTCATTTCGATCGACTTTAAGGACATTTTCCCGCGGAAAAGCAGAGAATTGTCTTTATCAAGATCTACTTCAAAGAGGATATTTTTGCGACATGGGTGCATATGACTTGGAAAGGATATTTTGTTTATAAGGATCGACTTGAAGGATATTTCCTTTATCAGGATCGAGTTGAAGGATATTTTTGCGGCTGGGCTAAACCAGCACACCTTAGGTGGCTGGTGTGGGCCCTCCTTCCCCTTACTCCGTTTGCCTTAGCCCGCGTAAACTTTGTTTTTTTAAACTGTTTTTGCCATATGCAGGCTTCTGACCCAACATTTTTCATATGGGCAGGTACAGTTTTCACATACGCTGGTATTCTCGGCCTGCGCCAAAATGGGAGCCTTGGAAcatggtatggacatccatcaaaacgTAATTGAAGGCTGATTATTGTTAGATTCATAGTTGAAAATGCTCTGGTAGACGTGTGAGCACAAAGACAACCCATGTGAACTGCTCGTTGAAACAATTGCataaaagaaatgtggtctcaacAAATgatatgattgcaggatatgcactgTATGTGTTTGTTGAAGAGATTTCAAGAACCTTAAAATTAATGCGATTGGCAGGCGTAAAACCAGAGCCTGCAACGGCATCCAGCATCCTCATAGCCTGTgagaaaatgggagctttggaacaacaCTATGAATGATAGAGATTTTGCAGATGGTGTACCTTCATCTGCTTTTAGAGTAGTGTAGTTGTagataatatatcttaaaattcatGCAGATATCAATGAGTTTTTTTGCAATCTAAAAAAGTCTCAATTTTATCTAATATATCCTAGTTCTAATAATTGaacaatttatttttataaaaaaaatttatattttttgtttcaatATAAACATATTCTATTTTTAGTGTAAGATCAAAATCTTGTCTTCACTTACATTGGTATAGTTTATCAACTAGATGATAGGCTAGATTTTGTTCTCTTAGATTTGGTCAAGGAAAAAGATATGATTGAACATGCAATTTGATAAGGAAATTTTGACTTTTAGAAGTGCTATCTTAAATTTATTGGACAATATTTCAAGCTTGTATATACTTTTGTATGACAAATAGTCATAATTGATTGGTTTGTAAGATATATGATATTTTTATGTATAGTTAGTTTTTTTAAGTTTCTTTCATTTAGatgcatataattaaaaaaaatagaataattattttattaaactcTTTAAGTTTTATCCAATATAATATGAAGGAATGTAGTCTTTCAAAATCAATAAATCCTTATAGCAAATTCATTCAAAACTTCTCTTGGATCAACATACTTGACTTCGTGGGTTTGACAATAACATTGAGCTTAGGCATTCATGTATGGGtccaaaaaattcttttatttttcCTTAAAATAAGGTGACATCTAAGAGATGGGCCTGAAGAAAAGATTTAATACAGTTTGAACCATCAAGTTTTAATAGAATCAATATGGAAACACATGACCAACTCTAATTGGTACATTATCACATTCATGAAATTTCAGACACGCTTCTATCttaagtttaatatttaatttttgttttcttaGGGATAAGTTCAATACAAACATATTTCATGCACTAATTATATTTTAATAGACTCAATATGGGAACATGTGACCAACTCTAATTAGTACATTATCACATTCATGAAATTCCAAGCTTATTTGACACACTTGCATTTTAAGTTTAATATTTGAATTTTGTTTTCTTACGGATAAGTTCAATACAAACATATGGCATGCACTAATTATTAGGCACACACATATTATCAATTCTAATTTATTTGGGAGCTTGGATTTGGAACTTAAAGGATTTATCTCTAGGTTTCACCAACCTAAGAAGTCTACTAACTTTGAGTAATTTGTGCACTTAATTTTGAACGTACTAGCAGTTAGCTTACAATCCTCATCTATCTATTTACACATGTATTTGAAGGTTAACTCTAATAGATCAATGGATATAGATTCAAATGGGGCATCAATAGTTAGAAGATCCACTACTGATTTCCACAAATACATGTGTAGGCTTTTAGTTCCAAGAATGTTATGACATTAAGAAAATAGCATACCATGGACATAAGCATCCTTGAAATTTTCAAATTATTATAGCACTCAATTTCAATCTTGACATGTGAATGTATTTAAAATTTTCCTATAGATTTGGGTATTTATAAATTTGGTTCTACTCAAGATCTCATGTTTAAAATTTGAGACTTATGTATTGCTAAAACTCCTAGTGGATGTGAGGCTCCTTGTAATTTTAACTTAACATAATTTGAATTCTAGTTTTCTATAGGGACAATAGTCGAATTCCCACTTAGAGGATAGACATCAATGCATGATTGAGTTTGTTCAATTAGTTACTTAGATTTTATTTGATGGAATAATGAATAGAGTTTTGTCTTGACTTAGCACTCTAGCTAAGGATTCTTTCCTCTTGGGGACATATGTCCACTAGGGATTTTTTTCTAAGATACCCATGGTAAATAATTTTATTGAGGAACTAATGGTTAGGAGTTAGTATAAAAATAGGTTTCAATAATATAAAGGAAGCTGGTCTTGAAGGATAGTCTTAATAAAGAAATTATTTTTATGAAGGGACTCTAAGATTTATTATGATCAATTCAAGGAACAACCTCTAATACATAAATTACTTAGAATTTAGATCATTGAATATTACAAAGACCCATAAGATAGTGGTTTTGGTCCAGGATATTAGAATTCACCTCAAAGAATTTTCTTAATCTTCCTTTGAACAAGTCTAGTTTTTATAGAGAAAAAATCAAATTCTCACTTGTTGGATAGACATCACTGCATGATTAACTTTGGTCAATTAAATGACTTAGATTTAACTTGATAGAGTGATGAATATGGTTTTATCTTAACTTTAAGACTCTTTCCAAGGATTGTGATGTTGTGAAGCTTGGGCATAAGCCCAAATCATGCAACAATCAACCAACAAACACATACAGTgaacaacaacaataatataatTTTCTTCATAATAAAGAAAAACATTACAACCTTGTTTAGGCATGTAAACATTCCAAAATTAATTATAGATTCAAATAAATACAAATACATACCTACAAGAGTTGAAAACTATCATATAATCCCAATCAAACATCAACAAATATCTGCCTATCAAGATATTTCTCCAAATTACCATTATGTAGGACCAACAACTTCGTACCCTACCACATGTGCCTTTCTTCCTTCACTTTTTAGAAAATACATTATCTCTTATTCAATGTTCCAACCCATTTACATTTGATGTTCCTATTCTTATAATTCATTCTCTAGGAACTTGAACCAATAAAAGGAACAACTAAATAATTTTTTACACATCCAGTATTGGTGTTTTTGTTTGATGGTTCGTTCTAACTTCTATCGATCTTACTTTCAATCGAGGCTTTGAGTCAAGGATCAATGTTAGAGTCCCTTTAAAAAAATTATGTTCACCTAGGAGGGCCCACACAAGCCTCCTAAGCAGGTCAAAGCTTAGAGTGTGTTGGTTAGTCCCAACTTATTTTTGCTACATAGGTGGATAGAAAGTGGAAAGATAGTGGATGTAAGGTCTGAATTTGatcctttttcaaattttaatcatttaaaaaaatttattggacCATATAGTGTGACTATCAATGAGAAGAAATTTATTATTATGTCGAAGGCTAAATTAtacttatattcacatatggaTACTAAACGTTCATTCacaaaaactagaagcatttaatttgacgtgtttgtgacacttaaatgcctGAAATGGAaaaaacattttattattattttttagtttaatttaatttattttcttctctttttttttatcgataaaaggtcGAAGCCaaagattttttattaattaaaaaaataattatagttACACCTCCATTTAGTGTGGGCAtcagtaggaaagaatggaggaaagaaaaccttcgatctagcccagatccattaatggatcagaaAATATACAAGATATAGGTTACAATAATGAAGATGATGTAGGTATCATTGGGCCCAATGTCCAGGATGGTCTTGAGGAGAGCATTGGAAAACCATCGCAAATTATATGAGCAGCCTAATACCCTTCTCTACGGGTGACCCCCTCTCTTGTGAGCGACAACCCTATCTTTACCTGAAATGAATGAATGGAGAAGGCCCTAACCCCTAAGCTGCACAAGATACTCATGACATCTTTCAAAATGATGTTAGTAaaaaccaacaaagatcaaacTGCATTAGATATTCAAGCCGGCTTAATTAGACCTCACAATTGATCAAACCTGCCAGGATTATCACCCTATTATATCATAAAATCTCAAGATGTTAGCCACAAAGAAATTCCATAATCATAAAGCATGGTCATTGCTCAAAACCACTGAAGGGGGTTATGGGATAAACTCAATATTCAATCATGAAGCAGTCTTCCATAACTAATTCTGCATAGAAACGGGGTGAGTTGCAATCCATCATAGATTTAAATTCAAACACAGAGCCTTTCATGACATAATTGCTTTACTAATATGAAAATGCTCAAGGGGAAATGAAAAACTTCCAGAAAGACCCAGGTCCTATTGAACTAATGAGCATTTAATGTTCATAGATGACGAGCATTTAATGTTCATAGATGAGCTTATTTTGAGGATAGCTCAGGTGAAGCTGAATTTGAATGAGTATGTATATATAAGTCTATTTACCTATATAAATCTGagtaaatatgcatatatatatatgaaaatatatacatatatctatatataaatatgtatatatagatatttttCTATATACATTCAgtatatataaatctatattatGGCCATAATAGGCCTATAAAGCTTGGAATTAACTGAATCCAATAATTCACAGAGAAATAGATGCAGCATATCATAAACATATTTATAAAATAACAGAACATAGAACTCGTAAATAAGTATGAACAACCAAAGGTCTTTTTAGCTTGTAACGTCTAAAAAGGAGGCAAAGTTAAAAGGAGTTCATTGAAGACAAAAAAGCATACCCCCAAAAAAGGTCAACCTAAACATTAAGAAACCCGACGTGCAAAAACCAAGAGGCTTTCCATCCAGGAGGAGCCTCGGCCTTTCTTTCCTTGCTTGTGAAGAAGCTTGGAGCCAGAATTCTCTAGCTTTGCTGCTGGAGGGTCTGCAGGGGAGGGAGGAATTGGCACGTTATCCAAGATAACCGTGATATTCTTCACTTCAAGATAGTTAATCCATCATTTCTCTCGGGGGTTTTTGACTTGTAGAATCCATGAGAGGAAGAGAAAGTTTCTGCTTCTGACAGGGCGATAGGCTTCAAAAGACGCGTGGTCCTCGATCATCAAGAGGGGAATCGAGGAACTGGGTTGTTCTTTCTGATAAGAATATCATAATCCTAGGGTTTAGGAACCGTAAGTTCCTCATCTATGTTGATCACTACCC
This window harbors:
- the LOC131040313 gene encoding subtilisin-like protease SBT3; protein product: MGMRGEIVSACITVAAMIMAVCAGTEDAEKPYIVHMDKSQMPPTFLTHHHWYKSVMSSAMDVERHADMDRKLVYTYDHAMHGFGAMLTSAELEAVKKLPGYVESYEDTGSAKMVETKEFKQRWEWVPPSNERIRYGRRLQTTYSYKFLGLSEKEGLWPQSQFGDSNGVIVGIIDSGIWPESPSFVGDGMGPVPKKWKGICQRGEDWKANLCNRKLIGARYFNRGFVAQGHKLNEKDFNSTRDFYGHGTFIASVVGAQAFAGANVFGLGTGVAKGVAPHVRLAIYKVIWHDTTSSIEIITDLDIIRAMDQALADGVDIISISLGVASSDYKQNPVAISALKAAQDGVLVVAAASNDGPNPGTVKNDAPWLLTVGASTINRAFQARITLGDGLVIDGTSLYTPKFSTPKITFVNGNECAENTLDPFYITGNILFCHDSNDVSVATRVHVAKTTGAIAAIIAYNDALNLPLETYSMPVVFVNREQSHDIVKYFGLVHTPKASLQFVVTQLGYAPAPRLITNSGVGPAPIFPEILKPDLLGPGVDIIGACASPDRKSACFTIGSGTSIATPHVAGVAALLKAVHPDWSPAAIKSAMMTSARAIDNTGQLIASTDLSAPELSPLDYGCGSVSPQSASNPGLVYDMGYKDYVNYLCLTKRTSGTICRHENGSQYDLNLPSFTANFLASTRAGFKQVRSFKRVVTNFGGGGDGVYDSNAYMGPRINVTVTPKTLVFNQTYQKLSFTLQMELIGPVQVTDKVIDGVLLWSDATENGVDHEVYSPLVAVFPDNYNKG